The Ananas comosus cultivar F153 linkage group 7, ASM154086v1, whole genome shotgun sequence genome has a window encoding:
- the LOC109712745 gene encoding LRR receptor-like serine/threonine-protein kinase GSO1, protein MNISSAKFMYSFIILITLQSHHLSSCCPVDHKNALLQFKSLVIGKPAKRSSSETPYFCFDSWNASDCCSWEGVVCDSESPSRPVTELRLSAIVPLQYSAPAAALSPLIAIKTLTFLDISENSLQGEVPSDGLANWDNLTYLDMSFNELNGTIPAPMFSLRKLQHLDLSSNSLTGNFSGAIANLVNIEVLNLAGNYFTGIIPTEIGTLSKLQTLDLGNNSLSSIIPYEIGNLFNLSILSLRQNELSGEIPTLINKIKNLKTLLLDGNSLVGTIPATLFHLKGLKKLFLGGNMLFWNNSVEVTPECSLSRLSLRACGITGEIPRWLSSQKELDFLDLSENQLTGGIPQWLANSVIGSVIVSDNKLTGPIPPSLFDSQNLSVVDLSRNYLSGELPENIGDASAIMILLLSGNYFSGPLPDSIANIRRLLMMDLSNNNFSGNKFPEFSSYTYLAYVDLSDNNFSGEIPVCFGPQIRTLALGGNKFMGRIPENLTSMTFLEQLDLHDNYITGELPDSLARVSSLQVLNLRNNRLEGPIPRDLSNLSMLHILDLSGNNLLSNIPIELGMLNGMIHVPTTYFAITDLFTFSIDPNDIILTWKGSLRSFARNHLHTNAYLDLSNNQLVGEIPTTLGDLQGLKLLNLSYNKLEGEIPTSFGMLAKIESLDLSHNKLDGSIPQSLANLSELSTFDVSNNKLTGRIPVGGQMSTMIDPNSYANNSGLCGFQIGIQCGFSPPKEQVSELGSEEENECRISMNDHLTGCVPSQIFSLRNLQVLNLNSNFFAGNLNCKITDLVNLQKLNLEENSFTRIIPIEIGNLSKLQYLSPRHNQFSRKIPESIFRLKELQVPILDSNNLSSTISNEIGNLSNNLSAQHRQCRWSYFSDKNFSCQIPVNFGPQIRTLSLKGNKFTGRLPENLTSMQSSLENLDRVPRNNFPPPSLNLRNMIARWMDLTDTIVKWKGSLRRLEQKNLDIYAYLDSSNNQLSGKIPAALDDLQYLKLFNLSYNKLEGEIPASFGRLIKQESLDLSHNRLNGSIPEAFVNLNELATLDVSNNELTGQIPIGRQMSTMANSSSYANNSGLCGFEIGVPCGFSPATGQVSEPSKEEKDMRQLIWGGMQSGYPFGLLLAVILSYIGGFFHRAPARHRQHNQRNLRRGA, encoded by the exons ATGAACATCTCAAGCGCAAAATTTATGTATTCCTTCATAATCCTCATCACTCTTCAATCACACCACCTCTCTTCATGTTGTCCTGTAGATCACAAAAATGCACTCCTACAATTCAAGTCCTTAGTCATCGGAAAACCCGCGAAGAGAAGTTCCTCCGAAACGCCCTACTTCTGTTTCGATTCGTGGAATGCGAGCGACTGCTGCAGCTGGGAGGGGGTCGTATGTGATTCTGAATCACCTTCGCGGCCCGTAACCGAGCTCAGACTCTCTGCGATAGTTCCGCTGCAATATTCTGCACCGGCTGCAGCTCTTTCCCCGCTTATCGCAATAAAGACTCTAACTTTTCTCGACATCTCGGAGAATTCTCTGCAGGGGGAGGTCCCGTCAGACGGCCTCGCAAATTGGGACAACTTAACTTATCTGGATATGAGCTTCAATGAGCTCAATGGCACCATTCCTGCTCCAATGTTCAGTCTCAGAAAACTTCAGCATCTTGATTTGAGCAGCAACTCACTGACTGGCAATTTCAGCGGCGCGATCGCCAATCTCGTAAACATAGAGGTGCTCAATCTTGCGGGCAATTATTTCACTGGAATCATCCCGACGGAGATCGGTACGCTGTCGAAGCTTCAAACACTTGATTTGGGTAACAATTCTCTCTCTTCGATCATCCCATACGAAATCGGAAACTTGTTCAACCTGTCCATACTATCTCTGAGGCAAAATGAGCTCTCCGGAGAGATACCGACATTGATTAACAAGATAAAAAACCTCAAAACCCTTCTACTAGATGGTAATTCCCTAGTTGGAACCATCCCTGCAACACTGTTTCATCTCAAAGGGCTAAAGAAGCTGTTCCTCGGAGGAAACATGCTCTTCTGGAACAACAGTGTTGAGGTAACTCCCGAATGCTCGCTCTCGCGGCTTTCGCTAAGAGCTTGTGGCATTACTGGAGAGATACCCCGATGGCTTTCGAGCCAAAAGGAGCTCGATTTCTTGGATTTAAGCGAGAACCAACTCACCGGAGGCATCCCACAATGGCTCGCGAATTCCGTGATTGGAAGCGTAATTGTCTCGGATAACAAGCTTACGGGTCCGATCCCTCCGAGCTTGTTCGATTCACAAAACCTTTCGGTTGTCGATCTCTCGAGAAACTATTTAAGTGGAGAATTGCCCGAGAACATCGGTGATGCATCCGCCATTATGATCCTCCTCCTTAGTGGTAACTACTTTTCCGGACCGTTGCCCGATTCAATCGCAAATATAAGACGATTACTAATGATGGACTTGTCGAACAACAATTTCTCCGGTAACAAGTTCCCGGAATTCAGCTCATACACTTACTTAGCTTATGTCGATCTCTCCGATAACAATTTCAGTGGCGAGATCCCGGTGTGCTTCGGCCCGCAGATTAGAACACTAGCCCTAGGGGGAAACAAGTTCATGGGCCGAATTCCGGAGAACTTGACCTCCATGACTTTCCTCGAACAACTTGATCTCCACGACAATTACATAACTGGTGAGCTTCCGGACTCCCTAGCGAGAGTTTCGTCACTCCAAGTGTTGAATTTGAGGAATAATAGGCTCGAGGGGCCAATCCCTCGCGACTTATCCAATCTAAGCATGCTCCATATACTCGATCTCTCCGGAAATAACCTCCTTAGCAATATTCCAATTGAGCTAGGAATGCTCAATGGCATGATTCACGTGCCAACGACATATTTTGCGATCACCGATTTGTTCACCTTCTCGATTGATCCAAACGATATCATTTTGACATGGAAGGGCTCTTTGCGAAGCTTCGCAAGAAACCACCTCCATACCAACGCCTACTTAGATCTATCGAACAATCAATTGGTCGGTGAAATACCAACAACTTTAGGTGATCTCCAAGGCCTAAAATTGCTCAACCTTTCTTACAACAAACTCGAAGGCGAGATACCGACAAGTTTTGGAATGTTGGCAAAAATAGAGAGCTTGGATTTGTCACATAACAAGCTCGACGGTAGCATACCGCAGTCATTGGCTAATCTTAGCGAGCTGAGCACATTCGATGTGAGCAACAACAAGCTCACCGGTCGGATACCCGTTGGTGGGCAAATGTCGACGATGATCGATCCGAACTCGTACGCTAATAACAGTGGATTGTGTGGGTTTCAAATTGGGATTCAATGTGGCTTCTCACCACCAAAAGAGCAAGTCTCCGAGCTCGGCAGTGAAGAGGAAAATGAG TGTCGAATCAG CATGAATGATCATCTCACTGGCTGCGTACCTTCCCAGATTTTCAGCCTGAGAAACCTTCAGGTCCTCAACTTGAACAGCAACTTCTTCGCGGGGAATCTCAATTGCAAGATCACTGATCTTGTTAATTTGCAGAAGCTCAACTTGGAGGAAAACTCTTTCACCAGAATCATCCCAATAGAGATTGGTAACCTATCTAAATTGCAGTACCTGTCACCAAGACACAACCAATTCAGCAGGAAGATCCCAGAATCCATCTTCCGACTCAAGGAGCTTCAGGTCCCGATCTTGGATAGCAACAACCTTTCTTCAACCATCTCAAATGAGATCGGCAACTTATCCAACAATCTTTCTGCTCAACATAGGCAATGCAGATGGAGTT ATTTCTCTGATAAAAATTTCAGTTGTCAGATCCCGGTAAACTTCGGTCCGCAGATCAGAACCCTATCTCTTAAGGGAAACAAGTTCACGGGCCGACTGCCTGAGAATTTGACTTCCATGCAGTCTTCCCTTGAAAACCTTGATAGAGTCCCTCGCAACAATTTCCCACCtccaa GTCTCAATCTGCGTAATATGATTGCGCGTTGGATGGATCTAACTGATACTATTGTGAAGTGGAAGGGCTCCCTTCGAAGATTAGAACAAAAGAACCTCGATATCTATGCCTACTTAGATTCATCCAACAACCAATTGTCCGGAAAAATACCCGCAGCTTTAGATGATCTCCAATATCTGAAATTGTTCAATCTTTCGTATAATAAGCTCGAAGGAGAGATCCCTGCAAGCTTTGGAAGGTTAATAAAGCAGGAGAGTTTGGATTTGTCACATAACAGGCTCAATGGTAGCATACCTGAAGCATTTGTCAATCTCAACGAATTGGCTACACTTGATGTGAGTAACAACGAGCTCACGGGTCAGATTCCCATAGGCCGCCAGATGTCCACGATGGCAAACTCAAGCTCTTATGCTAATAACAGTGGCTTGTGCGGCTTCGAGATCGGGGTTCCGTGCGGCTTCTCACCAGCGACAGGACAGGTTTCTGAGCCCAGTAAGGAAGAGAAAGATATGCGACAGTTGATATGGGGAGGGATGCAGAGTGGGTATCCATTTGGTCTCCTTCTAGCCGTCATTCTATCATACATTGGTGGATTTTTCCATCGAGCTCCAGCACGACATCGTCAGCACAACCAACGCAACCTTCGAAGAGGTGCATGA
- the LOC109712692 gene encoding uncharacterized protein LOC109712692 isoform X1 — protein MRVSLYKCHCPIICCSKCYSPCWESSRDAHPVSSSPNPVTVAVNEGASDDQRIGDEGDEERGVVDEGKEEVLLKSSLKKQSGPDSIEIEKGGVKWRDFLGKDLAEVREFEPIESGESEDGSDDNSSCVCVIQ, from the exons atgaGGGTTTCATTGTACAAGTGCCATTGCCCGATCATTTGCTGCTCCAAGTGTTACTCACCTTGTTGGGAGAGTTCCAGAGATGCTCATCCTGTTTCTTCGAGTCCGAATCCAGTTACTGTTGCTGTGAATGAGGGAGCTTCTGATGATCAGAGGATTGGTGATGAGGGTGATGAGGAAAGGGGAGTTGTTGATGAGGGGAAAGAAGAAGTGCTTCTCAAAAGCAGTCTAAAGAAGCAATCCGGTCCCGATTCGATCGAGATCGAAAAAGGGGGTGTGAAGTGGAGGGACTTCCTGGGGAAAGATCTTGCCGAGGTTCGGGAGTTCGAACCAAT TGAATCAGGAGAATCAGAGGATGGTTCTGATGACAATTCGAGCTGTGTGTGCGTCATTCAATAA
- the LOC109712692 gene encoding uncharacterized protein LOC109712692 isoform X2, which produces MRVSLYKCHCPIICCSKCYSPCWESSRDAHPVSSSPNPVTVAVNEGASDDQRIGDEGDEERGVVDEGKEEVLLKSSLKKQSGPDSIEIEKGGVKWRDFLGKDLAEVREFEPMRIRGWF; this is translated from the exons atgaGGGTTTCATTGTACAAGTGCCATTGCCCGATCATTTGCTGCTCCAAGTGTTACTCACCTTGTTGGGAGAGTTCCAGAGATGCTCATCCTGTTTCTTCGAGTCCGAATCCAGTTACTGTTGCTGTGAATGAGGGAGCTTCTGATGATCAGAGGATTGGTGATGAGGGTGATGAGGAAAGGGGAGTTGTTGATGAGGGGAAAGAAGAAGTGCTTCTCAAAAGCAGTCTAAAGAAGCAATCCGGTCCCGATTCGATCGAGATCGAAAAAGGGGGTGTGAAGTGGAGGGACTTCCTGGGGAAAGATCTTGCCGAGGTTCGGGAGTTCGAACCAAT GAGAATCAGAGGATGGTTCTGA